One genomic segment of Linepithema humile isolate Giens D197 chromosome 5, Lhum_UNIL_v1.0, whole genome shotgun sequence includes these proteins:
- the LOC137000057 gene encoding uncharacterized protein encodes MNDCAVVLPSEDDEWLTFRNYNRKERLPFVVYADLECTLEKKVDQDGTTYAYQHHRAYSVGFYVSCTYDNSLSSFKSYRGEDCVAWFVNELHDLARRVKAILTTVVPMADLTREESEKFRSTATCHVCEKPFTPDDTRVRDHCHLTGRYRGAAHSSCNLNYKDSHVIPVIFHNLSGYDAHFIIKDVANAFEGNVELLPLTKERYISFTKNVKDTMDQKSKLCIKLRSLTGETVSESDYAHATNVWQTFSIEDLGQYSDLYLKTDVLLLADIFQNFRNMSIKSYGLDPAHYYTLPGYTWDAMMKYTRVKFELLTDIDMVLFVERGIRGGLSQCSNRYAAANNKYMPSYDPSEPSSYLMYYDVNNLYGWAMCQPLPYAKFRWVDDVENFNVMSVASDSATGYVLEVDLEYPANLHDAHSDLPFCPTRDKPPGKREIKLLATLCDKQRYVIHYRNLQQCVRHGLRIAKIHRVLQFAQSPWLRGYIELNTQFRTRATNDFEKNLYKLMNNAVFGKTMENVRNHTDVRLVTQWEGRYGAEAMIAKPNFHSRNVFSENLIAVELRKLEVKFDKPIYVGMCILDISKTCLYEFHYEYMAPLYRDNCKIMYTDTDSLIYLLHCEDATKR; translated from the exons ATGAACGACTGCGCCGTCGTTCTCCCCAGCGAGGACGACGAGTGGCTGACGTTCCGGAATTACAATCGAAAGGAGCGGCTTCCGTTCGTAGTGTACGCCGATCTCGAATGTACGCTCGAGAAAAAGGTGGATCAGGACGGTACTACTTACGCCTACCAACATCACAGAGCCTATAGCGTAGGATTTTATGTAAGTTGCACGTACGATAATTCTTTATCTAGTTTTAAGTCGTATCGCGGTGAGGATTGCGTGGCGTGGTTCGTCAACGAACTTCACGATTTGGCGCGCCGTGTGAAAGCGATCCTCACCACCGTCGTCCCCATGGCGGATCTTACGCGGGAGGAATCGGAAAAATTCCGTAGCACCGCGACGTGCCACGTGTGCGAGAAACCGTTTACACCGGACGATACGCGGGTGCGCGATCATTGTCATCTCACCGGGCGTTACCGCGGTgccgcgcactcgtcgtgcaatctaaattacaaagactcccacgttatcccggtgatatttcacaatttatccggttacgacgcgcatttcattattaaagacgTTGCCAATGCCTTTGAAGGCAACGTCGAATTGTTACCGCTGACGAAAGAgcgatacatttcttttacaaaaaatgttaaagataccatggatcaaaaatcaaaattgtgtataaaattacg ctcgctcaccggagaaacggtatccgagagcgattacgcgcacgcgacaaacgTCTGGCAAACATTTTCAATCGAAGATCTAGGTCAATACAgcgatttgtatttgaaaacagacgttcttttgttggcggatatttttcaaaattttcgaaacatgTCTATAAAGAGTTACGGTTTAGATCCCGCTCATTACTACACTCTACCGGGATACACGTGGGACGCTATGATGAAGTACACGCGCGTAAAATTCGAGTTGCTCACGGACATCGATATGGTGCTGTTTGTCGAGCGCGGTATACGCGGCGGTCTCAGCCAATGCTCCAACCGATACGCCGCCGCCAACAACAAATACATGCCATCCTACGACCCATCGGAACCGTCGTCGTACCTAATGTACTATGATGTAAACAACTTGTACGGCTGGGCGATGTGTCAACCGTTGCCCTACGCCAAATTTCGATGGGTCGATGATGTCGAAAACTTTAACGTAATGTCCGTTGCATCCGATTCGGCTACCGGTTATGTGCTGGAAGTCGATCTCGAGTACCCGGCGAATCTTCACGACGCGCACTCCGATCTGCCGTTCTGCCCGACGCGCGATaagccgcccggcaagcgggagATCAAATTACTCGCCACGCTGTGCGATAAGCAGCGTTATGTCATCCACTACCGTAATCTGCAGCAATGCGTGCGACACGGCCTgcgaattgcaaagattcaccgcgtactgcaattcgcgcaatctccaTGGCTTCGCGGATACATAGAACTAAATACACAGTTTCGGACACGGGCGACAAAcgattttgagaaaaatttatacaaattgatgaacaacgcGGTTTTCGGCAAAACTATGgagaatgtgcgaaatcaCACGGATGTACGACTCGTTACACAGTGGGAGGGACGGTACGGAGCGGAGGCTATGATCGCGAAACCGAATTTCCACAGCCGAAACGTGTTCTCGGAGAATCTGATTGCCGTAGAGTTGCGAaaactcgaagtgaaattcgacaagccgatctacgtgggtatgtgcatcctcgacatatccaagacctgcttgtacgagttccactacgagtacatggcgcctctctaccgcgacaattgcaaaattatgtataccgaTACCGACAGTCTGATATACCTTCTGCACTGCGAGGACGC aacaaagaggtag
- the LOC137000056 gene encoding uncharacterized protein, which translates to MNDCAVVLPSEDDEWLTFRNYNRKERLPFVVYADLECTLEKKVDQDGTTYAYQHHRAYSVGFYVSCTYDNSLSSFKSYRGEDCVAWFVNELHDLARRVKAILTTVVPMADLTREESEKFRSTATCHVCEKPFTPDDTRVRDHCHLTGRYRGAAHSSCNLNYKDSHVIPVIFHNLSGYDAHFIIKDVANAFEGNVELLPLTKERYISFTKNVKDTMDQKSKLCIKLRSLTGETVSESDYAHATNVWQTFSIEDLGQYSDLYLKTDVLLLADIFQNFRNMSIKSYGLDPAHYYTLPGYTWDAMMKYTRVKFELLTDIDMVLFVERGIRGGLSQCSNRYAAANNKYMPSYDPSEPSSYLMYYDVNNLYGWAMCQPLPYAKFRWVDDVENFNVMSVASDSATGYVLEVDLEYPANLHDAQSDLPFCPTRDKPPGKREIKLLATLCDKQRYVIHYRNLQQCVRHGLRIAKIHRVLQFAQSPWLRGYIELNTQFRTRATNDFEKNLYKLMNNAVFGKTMENVRNHTDVRLVTQWEGRYGAEAMIAKPNFHSRNVFSENLIAVELRKLEVKFDKPIYVGMCILDISKTCLYEFHYEYMAPLYRDNCKIMYTDTDSLIYLLHCEDAYRDMKRDISKFDTSDYSEDNVYGMPRANKKVPGLMKDENNGAIMTEFVGLRAKMYALRVTGQKDTKKVKGVKKSVVARTITFDDYTRCLNAEIELTRRQSCIRSKLHEVYTVSESKLALSPYDDKRHVVSGSTDTLPWGHREIHL; encoded by the exons ATGAACGACTGCGCCGTCGTTCTCCCCAGCGAGGACGACGAGTGGCTGACGTTCCGGAATTACAATCGAAAGGAGCGGCTTCCGTTCGTAGTGTACGCCGATCTCGAATGTACGCTCGAGAAAAAGGTGGATCAGGACGGTACTACTTACGCCTACCAACATCACAGAGCCTATAGCGTAGGATTTTATGTAAGTTGCACGTACGATAATTCTTTATCTAGTTTTAAGTCGTATCGCGGTGAGGATTGCGTGGCGTGGTTCGTCAACGAACTTCACGATTTGGCGCGCCGTGTGAAAGCGATCCTCACCACCGTCGTCCCCATGGCGGATCTTACGCGGGAGGAATCGGAAAAATTCCGTAGCACCGCGACGTGCCACGTGTGCGAGAAACCGTTTACACCGGACGATACGCGGGTGCGCGATCATTGTCATCTCACCGGGCGTTACCGCGGTgccgcgcactcgtcgtgcaatctaaattacaaagactcccacgttatcccggtgatatttcacaatttatccggttacgacgcgcatttcattattaaagacgTTGCCAATGCCTTTGAAGGCAACGTCGAATTGTTACCGCTGACGAAAGAgcgatacatttcttttacaaaaaatgttaaagataccatggatcaaaaatcaaaattgtgtataaaattacg ctcgctcaccggagaaacggtatccgagagcgattacgcgcacgcgacaaacgTCTGGCAAACATTTTCAATCGAAGATCTAGGCCAATACAgcgatttgtatttgaaaacagacgttcttttgttggcggatatttttcaaaattttcgaaacatgTCTATAAAGAGTTACGGTTTAGATCCCGCTCATTACTACACTCTACCGGGATACACGTGGGACGCTATGATGAAGTACACGCGCGTAAAATTCGAGTTGCTCACGGACATCGATATGGTGCTGTTTGTCGAGCGCGGTATACGCGGCGGTCTCAGCCAATGCTCCAACCGATACGCCGCCGCCAACAACAAATACATGCCATCCTACGACCCATCGGAACCGTCGTCGTACCTAATGTACTATGATGTAAACAACTTGTACGGCTGGGCGATGTGTCAACCGTTGCCCTACGCCAAATTTCGATGGGTCGATGATGTCGAAAACTTTAACGTAATGTCCGTTGCATCCGATTCGGCTACCGGTTATGTGCTGGAAGTCGATCTCGAGTACCCGGCGAATCTTCACGACGCGCAATCCGATCTGCCGTTCTGCCCGACGCGCGATaagccgcccggcaagcgggagATCAAATTACTCGCCACGCTGTGCGATAAGCAGCGTTATGTCATCCACTACCGTAATCTGCAGCAATGCGTGCGACACGGCCTgcgaattgcaaagattcaccgcgtactgcaattcgcgcaatctccaTGGCTTCGCGGATACATAGAACTAAATACACAGTTTCGGACACGGGCGACAAAcgattttgagaaaaatttatacaaattgatgaacaacgcGGTTTTCGGCAAAACTATGgagaatgtgcgaaatcaCACGGATGTACGACTCGTTACACAGTGGGAGGGACGGTACGGAGCGGAGGCTATGATCGCGAAACCGAATTTCCACAGCCGAAACGTGTTCTCGGAGAATCTGATTGCCGTAGAGTTGCGAaaactcgaagtgaaattcgacaagccgatctacgtgggtatgtgcatcctcgacatatccaagacctgcttgtacgagttccactacgagtacatggcgcctctctaccgcgacaattgcaaaattatgtataccgaTACCGACAGTCTGATATACCTTCTGCACTGCGAGGACGCGTATCGGGATATGAAACGCGATATATCCAAATTCGACACGAGCGACTACTCCGAGGACAACGTTTACGGTATGCCGCGCGCCAACAAGAAAGTACCCGGTCTGATGAAAGACGAGAACAACGGCGCAATCATGACGGAATTTGTCGGACTGAGAGCGAAGATGTACGCGTTGAGAGTCACCGGTCAAAAAGACACCAAAAAGGTTAAAGGTGTAAAAAAGAGTGTAGTCGCTAGAACGATAACGTTCGACGATTACACTCGGTGTCTCAACGCCGAAATCGAGCTGACGCGGCGTCAATCGTGCATCCGCTCAAAGTTGCACGAGGTGTACACCGTGTCGGAGTCGAAGCTCGCGCTCAGTCCGTACGACGATAAGCGGCACGTCGTATCCGGTTCCACCGACACTCTACCATGGGGACATCGCGagatacatttgtaa
- the LOC137000149 gene encoding uncharacterized protein: MEKERDLTVRAANIKTTGEFLPWDYECNEYLDSLKEQCRKRQRTGVVNSLVAQIARLEGVRDALHERFVPIGAGYGGYEKKGYTWKEIETAFRNRVLTGAIINQNYIDPHEFLKNVRNTVIERIQAVMVEHNSVKINTAFNGEFVAGDKTAVKTIATKNCELFPTSDLQEWYTRHVVDTILTSLEEFQERDSGWTLSRILNLTVNVNKFNPLRAGCNIELPRKIMLKRAVVNVKSNDNACFAWAVVAALYPAEKHPERTIEYPHYSTVLNLCGIEFPMTLPQITKFEKLNAISVNVFTTEDSKIVPLRLADDKKEKHVNLLYVCKNNNAHFVCIKNLSRLVSSQLSKHANKKYICDR; the protein is encoded by the coding sequence ATGGAGAAGGAGCGCGATCTTACCGTACGAGCAGCGAATATCAAAACGACGGGAGAGTTCCTTCCATGGGACTACGAGTGCAACGAGTACCTCGATTCTCTCAAGGAACAATGTCGCAAGAGGCAACGCACCGGAGTAGTCAACTCTCTGGTGGCGCAAATTGCGCGTCTGGAGGGTGTGAGGGACGCCCTGCACGAGCGTTTCGTACCCATCGGTGCTGGATACGGTGGATACGAGAAGAAGGGCTACACGTGGAAGGAGATCGAGACGGCGTTTAGGAACCGTGTGCTGACCGGTGCGATTATCAATCAAAACTACATCGATCCtcatgaatttttgaaaaacgtgagAAATACGGTTATCGAGCGGATCCAGGCCGTCATGGTGGAACACAACAGCGTCAAGATTAACACCGCGTTCAACGGGGAATTCGTCGCGGGCGACAAGACTGCCGTGAAGACCATCGCCACGAAGAACTGCGAGCTCTTTCCAACATCTGATCTACAAGAATGGTACACGAGGCATGTGGTTGACACCATCTTGACATCCCTGGAGGAGTTTCAGGAACGCGATAGTGGATGGACGTTGTCGCGTATCCTGAATCTCACCGTCAATGTGAACAAGTTCAATCCTCTGCGCGCGGGATGCAACATCGAGTTACCGCGGAAAATTATGCTGAAAAGGGCGGTAGTCAATGTTAAATCAAACGATAATGCATGCTTTGCGTGGGCAGTCGTAGCCGCTTTATATCCAGCGGAAAAACATCCGGAAAGAACGATAGAATACCCACATTACTCGACGGTGCTCAACCTGTGCGGCATTGAGTTCCCCATGACGCTTCcgcaaataacaaaatttgagaAACTAAACGCCATCTCCGTCAACGTCTTCACCACTGAAGACTCAAAAATCGTCCCTCTGCGGCTCGCCGACGACAAAAAGGAGAAGCACGTCAACCTGCTCTACGtgtgtaaaaacaataatgcaCACTTTGTATGCATCAAAAACTTGTCGCGGTTGGTGAGCTCACAACTGAGCAAGCacgcaaataaaaagtacatttgcgatcggtaa